One segment of Rosa chinensis cultivar Old Blush chromosome 6, RchiOBHm-V2, whole genome shotgun sequence DNA contains the following:
- the LOC112170563 gene encoding probable inactive histone-lysine N-methyltransferase SUVR2 isoform X3 codes for MAPPSPQVSKAFRAMAAIGISEQQVKPVLKNLLRLYNRDWSLIEAEEYRALADAIFEAEDAKVAAEKKKCNNYDQEDMEAESHPHHEPELPLTRLRSRSQDESPSQKKKSLDDEPVDNIEEDFSVPHRPLKRLRLQNHECQVSPSSNTCNPTSGGSLLIKPKVEAEELLDTRSAQQPQNTSHSPESRPPVSPHSGIKDKGKQPLISKPLALQGKSLSERSSNGVRFKETAVEPGIILMPKQNVNSLALITPKDEPFTDDMAQDEVPIAMIHPDESDNVHRPLLTEGATGKQHDEPVASQERESRNDTPVLSNEGSMNDGLATIPEGSPSNLGESSCLEVASSPSGEDGSINVAPNLDSLQRSPAWDAVGGNKETLCMQSCALNGPVIMDCPSPVTDPEVPRIPFTLNGNCAQVSGTVVSNGFSEDNVDESLSLVVVQNSDLTPDDLRTIHDINDIARGEERVKISWVNERSRDRPPSFFYISKNLVFKDADLKICLSSIEEKNCCATCFGDCVSASIPCACAYQTGGKFAYTPEGLIKDDLLEECISMTRNPQPHHLFYCKNCPLERIKNDDCLEPCKGHLRRNFIKECWVKCGCHGQCGNRVVQRGLNCNLQVFFTSEGKGWGLRTLDGLPKGAFVCEFVGEILTNKERHQRKIQSTRSGRRPYPVLLDADWGSKANLRDEEALCLDATKYGNVARFINHRCLDANLVPIPVDVETPDRRFYHVAFFTTRKVDALEELTWDYGIDFDDHDDPVKVFNCQCGSKFCRSMTRSNRSRSASLAR; via the exons ATGGCGCCACCAAGTCCACAAGTTTCGAAAGCCTTTCGTGCAATGGCAGCTATTGGTATTAGTGAACAACAGGTGAAACCAGTTTTAAAGAATCTCTTGAGGTTGTATAACAGAGATTGGTCACTGATTGAAGCAGAGGAATATAGAGCTCTCGCTGATGCTATATTTGAGGCAGAAGATGctaag GTTgcagcagaaaagaagaaatgcaacAATTATGAT CAGGAAGATATGGAAGCAGAATCACATCCACACCACGAACCTGAACTTCCGTTGACGAGGTTACGTTCAAGAAGTCAAGATGAGAGTCCATCACAGAAGAAGAAATCTTTAGATGATGAA CCGGTGGACAATATAGAGGAAGATTTCTCCGTTCCTCATCGTCCCTTGAAAAGGTTACGCCTACAAAATCATGAGTGTCAGGTGTCACCTTCCTCAAATACCTGCAATCCTACGTCTGGTGGTAGTTTGCTCATAAAGCCAAAAGTGGAAGCAGAGGAACTACTTGACACTCGTTCTGCACAACAGCCCCAAAATACTTCACATTCACCTGAGTCAAGGCCACCGGTTTCTCCTCATTCTGGTATTAAAGATAAGGGCAAGCAACCTCTTATATCTAAACCTTTGGCACTGCAAGGGAAGAGTTTATCGGAAAGATCATCTAATGGTGTTCGCTTTAAAGAGACAGCGGTTGAACCAGGGATCATTCTTATGCCTAAACAGAATGTTAACAGTTTAGCATTAATCACGCCTAAAGATGAGCCCTTCACTGATGACATGGCCCAAGACGAGGTTCCTATTGCCATGATCCATCCAG ATGAATCAGATAATGTACACCGTCCTCTATTGACAGAAGGTGCGACTGGGAAGCAACATGATGAACCCGTGGCTTcccaagagagagaaagtagaaaTGATACTCCAGTTTTATCTAATGAGGGGAGTATGAATGATGGGCTTGCAACTATTCCAGAGGGCTCTCCTTCTAACTTGGGGGAATCTTCTTGCTTAGAGGTTGCCTCATCACCTTCAGGAGAG GATGGATCAATTAATGTAGCACCAAATCTTGATTCATTGCAAAGATCTCCTGCTTGGGATGCTGTGGGTGGAAATAAGGAAACACTTTGCATGCAGTCATGTGCTTTGAACGGGCCTGTTATTATGGATTGCCCCAGTCCAGTTACTGATCCTGAAGTGCCAAGAATTCCCTTCACTTTGAATGGTAATTGTGCACAAGTCTCTGGTACTGTTGTTTCTAATGGTTtttctgaggataatgtggatGAGTCCCTGAGTCTGGTGGTTGTTCAAAACTCTGATCTAACTCCTGATGATCTAAGGACTATTCATGATATAAATGATATAGCTAGAGGAGAAGAAAGAGTCAAAATATCGTGGGTAAATGAAAGGAGCAGGGATCGTCCACCATCCTTCTTCTATATCTCCAAAAACCTTGTCTTCAAAGATGCTGATCTTAAAATATGTCTCTCTAGCATTGAGGAAAAGAATTGCTGTGCAACTTGCTTTGGTGATTGTGTATCAGCGTCTATACCTTGTGCATGTGCATATCAAACTGGGGGTAAGTTTGCTTACACACCAGAAGGCCTCATTAAAGACGATCTATTGGAAGAGTGTATCTCTATGACTCGTAATCCGCAACCACACCATCTCTTCTACTGTAAGAACTGCCCGCTTGAAAGAATAAAGAATGACGATTGTTTAGAGCCATGCAAAGGCCATTTAAGGAGGAATTTCATTAAAGAATGCTGGGTTAAATGTGGCTGCCATGGGCAATGTGGCAACAGGGTGGTCCAGAGAGGCTTGAATTGCAACTTGCAG GTCTTTTTTACTTCAGAAGGAAAAGGATGGGGTCTTCGAACCTTAGATGGCCTGCCTAAAGGTGCATTTGTGTGTGAGTTTGTTGGTGAAATATTAACCAACAAAGAGCGGCACCAAAGGAAAATCCAAAGCACCAGAAGTGGGAGACGTCCTTATCCGGTATTACTCGATGCAGATTGGGGTAGTAAAGCCAATCTGAGGGATGAAGAAGCTCTCTGTTTGGATGCGACAAAATATGGAAATGTTGCTAGGTTTATTAATCACAG ATGTTTGGATGCAAACTTGGTTCCGATCCCTGTCGACGTCGAGACTCCTGATCGTCGCTTTTATCAT GTTGCTTTCTTCACCACAAGAAAAGTAGATGCCTTGGAAGAGCTTACATGG GATTATGGCATTGACTTTGACGACCATGATGATCCTGTTAAGGTGTTCAACTGCCAATGTGGCAGTAAATTCTGCAGGAGTATGACACGTTCAAATA GATCAAGATcggcctcacttgcaagatga
- the LOC112170563 gene encoding probable inactive histone-lysine N-methyltransferase SUVR2 isoform X1, with the protein MAPPSPQVSKAFRAMAAIGISEQQVKPVLKNLLRLYNRDWSLIEAEEYRALADAIFEAEDAKVAAEKKKCNNYDQEDMEAESHPHHEPELPLTRLRSRSQDESPSQKKKSLDDEPVDNIEEDFSVPHRPLKRLRLQNHECQVSPSSNTCNPTSGGSLLIKPKVEAEELLDTRSAQQPQNTSHSPESRPPVSPHSGIKDKGKQPLISKPLALQGKSLSERSSNGVRFKETAVEPGIILMPKQNVNSLALITPKDEPFTDDMAQDEVPIAMIHPDESDNVHRPLLTEGATGKQHDEPVASQERESRNDTPVLSNEGSMNDGLATIPEGSPSNLGESSCLEVASSPSGEVKLSLSCSSAIGRPGFHMPNLDAILKLTEEKCLHTYKIIDPKFSLKNLLGHMCESFLELATNSNDESQDGSINVAPNLDSLQRSPAWDAVGGNKETLCMQSCALNGPVIMDCPSPVTDPEVPRIPFTLNGNCAQVSGTVVSNGFSEDNVDESLSLVVVQNSDLTPDDLRTIHDINDIARGEERVKISWVNERSRDRPPSFFYISKNLVFKDADLKICLSSIEEKNCCATCFGDCVSASIPCACAYQTGGKFAYTPEGLIKDDLLEECISMTRNPQPHHLFYCKNCPLERIKNDDCLEPCKGHLRRNFIKECWVKCGCHGQCGNRVVQRGLNCNLQVFFTSEGKGWGLRTLDGLPKGAFVCEFVGEILTNKERHQRKIQSTRSGRRPYPVLLDADWGSKANLRDEEALCLDATKYGNVARFINHRCLDANLVPIPVDVETPDRRFYHVAFFTTRKVDALEELTWDYGIDFDDHDDPVKVFNCQCGSKFCRSMTRSNRSRSASLAR; encoded by the exons ATGGCGCCACCAAGTCCACAAGTTTCGAAAGCCTTTCGTGCAATGGCAGCTATTGGTATTAGTGAACAACAGGTGAAACCAGTTTTAAAGAATCTCTTGAGGTTGTATAACAGAGATTGGTCACTGATTGAAGCAGAGGAATATAGAGCTCTCGCTGATGCTATATTTGAGGCAGAAGATGctaag GTTgcagcagaaaagaagaaatgcaacAATTATGAT CAGGAAGATATGGAAGCAGAATCACATCCACACCACGAACCTGAACTTCCGTTGACGAGGTTACGTTCAAGAAGTCAAGATGAGAGTCCATCACAGAAGAAGAAATCTTTAGATGATGAA CCGGTGGACAATATAGAGGAAGATTTCTCCGTTCCTCATCGTCCCTTGAAAAGGTTACGCCTACAAAATCATGAGTGTCAGGTGTCACCTTCCTCAAATACCTGCAATCCTACGTCTGGTGGTAGTTTGCTCATAAAGCCAAAAGTGGAAGCAGAGGAACTACTTGACACTCGTTCTGCACAACAGCCCCAAAATACTTCACATTCACCTGAGTCAAGGCCACCGGTTTCTCCTCATTCTGGTATTAAAGATAAGGGCAAGCAACCTCTTATATCTAAACCTTTGGCACTGCAAGGGAAGAGTTTATCGGAAAGATCATCTAATGGTGTTCGCTTTAAAGAGACAGCGGTTGAACCAGGGATCATTCTTATGCCTAAACAGAATGTTAACAGTTTAGCATTAATCACGCCTAAAGATGAGCCCTTCACTGATGACATGGCCCAAGACGAGGTTCCTATTGCCATGATCCATCCAG ATGAATCAGATAATGTACACCGTCCTCTATTGACAGAAGGTGCGACTGGGAAGCAACATGATGAACCCGTGGCTTcccaagagagagaaagtagaaaTGATACTCCAGTTTTATCTAATGAGGGGAGTATGAATGATGGGCTTGCAACTATTCCAGAGGGCTCTCCTTCTAACTTGGGGGAATCTTCTTGCTTAGAGGTTGCCTCATCACCTTCAGGAGAGGTAAAGCTTTCTCTGAGTTGCAGTTCAGCTATTGGAAGACCAGGCTTTCATATGCCTAATCTAGATGCAATTCTAAAATTGACGGAGGAAAAATGTCTGCACACATACAAAATCATTGACCCTAAGTTCTCTTTGAAAAATCTGTTGGGACATATGTGTGAGAGCTTCTTGGAATTGGCAACTAATTCTAATGATGAATCACAGGATGGATCAATTAATGTAGCACCAAATCTTGATTCATTGCAAAGATCTCCTGCTTGGGATGCTGTGGGTGGAAATAAGGAAACACTTTGCATGCAGTCATGTGCTTTGAACGGGCCTGTTATTATGGATTGCCCCAGTCCAGTTACTGATCCTGAAGTGCCAAGAATTCCCTTCACTTTGAATGGTAATTGTGCACAAGTCTCTGGTACTGTTGTTTCTAATGGTTtttctgaggataatgtggatGAGTCCCTGAGTCTGGTGGTTGTTCAAAACTCTGATCTAACTCCTGATGATCTAAGGACTATTCATGATATAAATGATATAGCTAGAGGAGAAGAAAGAGTCAAAATATCGTGGGTAAATGAAAGGAGCAGGGATCGTCCACCATCCTTCTTCTATATCTCCAAAAACCTTGTCTTCAAAGATGCTGATCTTAAAATATGTCTCTCTAGCATTGAGGAAAAGAATTGCTGTGCAACTTGCTTTGGTGATTGTGTATCAGCGTCTATACCTTGTGCATGTGCATATCAAACTGGGGGTAAGTTTGCTTACACACCAGAAGGCCTCATTAAAGACGATCTATTGGAAGAGTGTATCTCTATGACTCGTAATCCGCAACCACACCATCTCTTCTACTGTAAGAACTGCCCGCTTGAAAGAATAAAGAATGACGATTGTTTAGAGCCATGCAAAGGCCATTTAAGGAGGAATTTCATTAAAGAATGCTGGGTTAAATGTGGCTGCCATGGGCAATGTGGCAACAGGGTGGTCCAGAGAGGCTTGAATTGCAACTTGCAG GTCTTTTTTACTTCAGAAGGAAAAGGATGGGGTCTTCGAACCTTAGATGGCCTGCCTAAAGGTGCATTTGTGTGTGAGTTTGTTGGTGAAATATTAACCAACAAAGAGCGGCACCAAAGGAAAATCCAAAGCACCAGAAGTGGGAGACGTCCTTATCCGGTATTACTCGATGCAGATTGGGGTAGTAAAGCCAATCTGAGGGATGAAGAAGCTCTCTGTTTGGATGCGACAAAATATGGAAATGTTGCTAGGTTTATTAATCACAG ATGTTTGGATGCAAACTTGGTTCCGATCCCTGTCGACGTCGAGACTCCTGATCGTCGCTTTTATCAT GTTGCTTTCTTCACCACAAGAAAAGTAGATGCCTTGGAAGAGCTTACATGG GATTATGGCATTGACTTTGACGACCATGATGATCCTGTTAAGGTGTTCAACTGCCAATGTGGCAGTAAATTCTGCAGGAGTATGACACGTTCAAATA GATCAAGATcggcctcacttgcaagatga
- the LOC112170563 gene encoding probable inactive histone-lysine N-methyltransferase SUVR2 isoform X2: MAPPSPQVSKAFRAMAAIGISEQQVKPVLKNLLRLYNRDWSLIEAEEYRALADAIFEAEDAKVAAEKKKCNNYDEDMEAESHPHHEPELPLTRLRSRSQDESPSQKKKSLDDEPVDNIEEDFSVPHRPLKRLRLQNHECQVSPSSNTCNPTSGGSLLIKPKVEAEELLDTRSAQQPQNTSHSPESRPPVSPHSGIKDKGKQPLISKPLALQGKSLSERSSNGVRFKETAVEPGIILMPKQNVNSLALITPKDEPFTDDMAQDEVPIAMIHPDESDNVHRPLLTEGATGKQHDEPVASQERESRNDTPVLSNEGSMNDGLATIPEGSPSNLGESSCLEVASSPSGEVKLSLSCSSAIGRPGFHMPNLDAILKLTEEKCLHTYKIIDPKFSLKNLLGHMCESFLELATNSNDESQDGSINVAPNLDSLQRSPAWDAVGGNKETLCMQSCALNGPVIMDCPSPVTDPEVPRIPFTLNGNCAQVSGTVVSNGFSEDNVDESLSLVVVQNSDLTPDDLRTIHDINDIARGEERVKISWVNERSRDRPPSFFYISKNLVFKDADLKICLSSIEEKNCCATCFGDCVSASIPCACAYQTGGKFAYTPEGLIKDDLLEECISMTRNPQPHHLFYCKNCPLERIKNDDCLEPCKGHLRRNFIKECWVKCGCHGQCGNRVVQRGLNCNLQVFFTSEGKGWGLRTLDGLPKGAFVCEFVGEILTNKERHQRKIQSTRSGRRPYPVLLDADWGSKANLRDEEALCLDATKYGNVARFINHRCLDANLVPIPVDVETPDRRFYHVAFFTTRKVDALEELTWDYGIDFDDHDDPVKVFNCQCGSKFCRSMTRSNRSRSASLAR; the protein is encoded by the exons ATGGCGCCACCAAGTCCACAAGTTTCGAAAGCCTTTCGTGCAATGGCAGCTATTGGTATTAGTGAACAACAGGTGAAACCAGTTTTAAAGAATCTCTTGAGGTTGTATAACAGAGATTGGTCACTGATTGAAGCAGAGGAATATAGAGCTCTCGCTGATGCTATATTTGAGGCAGAAGATGctaag GTTgcagcagaaaagaagaaatgcaacAATTATGAT GAAGATATGGAAGCAGAATCACATCCACACCACGAACCTGAACTTCCGTTGACGAGGTTACGTTCAAGAAGTCAAGATGAGAGTCCATCACAGAAGAAGAAATCTTTAGATGATGAA CCGGTGGACAATATAGAGGAAGATTTCTCCGTTCCTCATCGTCCCTTGAAAAGGTTACGCCTACAAAATCATGAGTGTCAGGTGTCACCTTCCTCAAATACCTGCAATCCTACGTCTGGTGGTAGTTTGCTCATAAAGCCAAAAGTGGAAGCAGAGGAACTACTTGACACTCGTTCTGCACAACAGCCCCAAAATACTTCACATTCACCTGAGTCAAGGCCACCGGTTTCTCCTCATTCTGGTATTAAAGATAAGGGCAAGCAACCTCTTATATCTAAACCTTTGGCACTGCAAGGGAAGAGTTTATCGGAAAGATCATCTAATGGTGTTCGCTTTAAAGAGACAGCGGTTGAACCAGGGATCATTCTTATGCCTAAACAGAATGTTAACAGTTTAGCATTAATCACGCCTAAAGATGAGCCCTTCACTGATGACATGGCCCAAGACGAGGTTCCTATTGCCATGATCCATCCAG ATGAATCAGATAATGTACACCGTCCTCTATTGACAGAAGGTGCGACTGGGAAGCAACATGATGAACCCGTGGCTTcccaagagagagaaagtagaaaTGATACTCCAGTTTTATCTAATGAGGGGAGTATGAATGATGGGCTTGCAACTATTCCAGAGGGCTCTCCTTCTAACTTGGGGGAATCTTCTTGCTTAGAGGTTGCCTCATCACCTTCAGGAGAGGTAAAGCTTTCTCTGAGTTGCAGTTCAGCTATTGGAAGACCAGGCTTTCATATGCCTAATCTAGATGCAATTCTAAAATTGACGGAGGAAAAATGTCTGCACACATACAAAATCATTGACCCTAAGTTCTCTTTGAAAAATCTGTTGGGACATATGTGTGAGAGCTTCTTGGAATTGGCAACTAATTCTAATGATGAATCACAGGATGGATCAATTAATGTAGCACCAAATCTTGATTCATTGCAAAGATCTCCTGCTTGGGATGCTGTGGGTGGAAATAAGGAAACACTTTGCATGCAGTCATGTGCTTTGAACGGGCCTGTTATTATGGATTGCCCCAGTCCAGTTACTGATCCTGAAGTGCCAAGAATTCCCTTCACTTTGAATGGTAATTGTGCACAAGTCTCTGGTACTGTTGTTTCTAATGGTTtttctgaggataatgtggatGAGTCCCTGAGTCTGGTGGTTGTTCAAAACTCTGATCTAACTCCTGATGATCTAAGGACTATTCATGATATAAATGATATAGCTAGAGGAGAAGAAAGAGTCAAAATATCGTGGGTAAATGAAAGGAGCAGGGATCGTCCACCATCCTTCTTCTATATCTCCAAAAACCTTGTCTTCAAAGATGCTGATCTTAAAATATGTCTCTCTAGCATTGAGGAAAAGAATTGCTGTGCAACTTGCTTTGGTGATTGTGTATCAGCGTCTATACCTTGTGCATGTGCATATCAAACTGGGGGTAAGTTTGCTTACACACCAGAAGGCCTCATTAAAGACGATCTATTGGAAGAGTGTATCTCTATGACTCGTAATCCGCAACCACACCATCTCTTCTACTGTAAGAACTGCCCGCTTGAAAGAATAAAGAATGACGATTGTTTAGAGCCATGCAAAGGCCATTTAAGGAGGAATTTCATTAAAGAATGCTGGGTTAAATGTGGCTGCCATGGGCAATGTGGCAACAGGGTGGTCCAGAGAGGCTTGAATTGCAACTTGCAG GTCTTTTTTACTTCAGAAGGAAAAGGATGGGGTCTTCGAACCTTAGATGGCCTGCCTAAAGGTGCATTTGTGTGTGAGTTTGTTGGTGAAATATTAACCAACAAAGAGCGGCACCAAAGGAAAATCCAAAGCACCAGAAGTGGGAGACGTCCTTATCCGGTATTACTCGATGCAGATTGGGGTAGTAAAGCCAATCTGAGGGATGAAGAAGCTCTCTGTTTGGATGCGACAAAATATGGAAATGTTGCTAGGTTTATTAATCACAG ATGTTTGGATGCAAACTTGGTTCCGATCCCTGTCGACGTCGAGACTCCTGATCGTCGCTTTTATCAT GTTGCTTTCTTCACCACAAGAAAAGTAGATGCCTTGGAAGAGCTTACATGG GATTATGGCATTGACTTTGACGACCATGATGATCCTGTTAAGGTGTTCAACTGCCAATGTGGCAGTAAATTCTGCAGGAGTATGACACGTTCAAATA GATCAAGATcggcctcacttgcaagatga
- the LOC112170564 gene encoding glutathionyl-hydroquinone reductase YqjG, producing the protein MNCTSISLLSSSFHPTPPLNPNSSSSFPRAPPKPLIRRVTTKMSLNQQPPQPPDPTSLLTSVTKLLWGPSLPPGLLISTVRAAWNTTWRLMMSQLAPSDPSLAYTRPPSRFRATQIPRQNQTSLHLYVGLPCPWAHRTLIVRALKGLDGAVPVSIASPGTDGSWEFKTTRDPDPDTLDPTRDKANGFRTLKEVYKSRAGGYDGRSTVPMLWDAKNKQVLCNESYDIIELFNSGLNELARNPGLDLSPPALKPKIQEWNSIIYPNVNNGVYRCGFAQSQQAYDVAVNDLFNTLDKLEDHLSRFRYLCGDELTLADVCLFTTLIRFDLAYNVLFKCTRRKLVEYPNLHAYMRDIYQIPKVAETCNFQLIMEGYYKTLFPLNPGSIQPIIPAGSEHQELQRPHNRDSLSLKDARESAAALSVS; encoded by the exons ATGAACTGCACTTCCATTTCGCTGCTGAGCTCCTCCTTCCACCCAACTCCACCATTGAATCCCAACAGCTCCTCCTCCTTCCCACGGGCCCCACCCAAGCCCCTCATCCGCCGCGTCACCACTAAAATGTCCCTCAACCAACAACCCCCCCAACCGCCGGACCCAACCTCCCTGCTCACCTCCGTCACCAAGCTCCTCTGGGGCCCATCCCTCCCTCCCGGCCTCCTCATCTCCACCGTCCGCGCAGCCTGGAACACCACGTGGCGGCTCATGATGTCCCAGCTCGCCCCCTCCGATCCCTCCCTCGCCTACACCCGACCCCCTTCAAGGTTTCGAGCCACACAAATCCCCCGCCAAAACCAGACCTCCCTCCACCTCTACGTGGGCCTCCCCTGCCCCTGGGCCCACCGCACCCTCATCGTCCGAGCCCTCAAGGGCCTCGACGGCGCCGTCCCCGTCTCAATCGCCTCTCCGGGCACGGACGGCTCCTGGGAATTCAAGACTACCCGCGACCCGGATCCGGATACCCTCGACCCGACCCGGGACAAAGCAAACGGGTTCAGGACTCTGAAAGAGGTCTACAAATCTAGAGCGGGAGGGTACGACGGTCGGTCCACAGTGCCAATGCTATGGGACGCAAAGAACAAACAAGTACTATGCAACGAAAGCTACGATATAATCGAATTGTTCAATTCGGGTCTGAATGAACTGGCCCGTAACCCGGGTTTGGATCTTTCACCGCCAGCATTGAAGCCAAAGATTCAAGAATGGAACAGCATAATCTACCCCAATGTCAATAATGGAGTCTATAG GTGTGGATTTGCTCAGTCTCAACAAGCATATGATGTAGCAGTGAATGACTTGTTCAACACACTGGACAAGTTGGAAGATCATTTGAGCCGATTTCGCTACCTGTGCGGAGATGAACTGACGCTTGCCGATGTTTGCCTCTTCACCACTCTCATCCGGTTCGATCTCGCCTACAATGTCTTGTTCAAATGCACCAGGAGGAAGCTGGTCGAGTATCCAAACCTTCATGCTTACATGCGTGACATTTACCAG ATTCCAAAGGTTGCAGAAACTTGCAATTTTCAGTTGATCATGGAGGGCTACTACAAAACCCTTTTCCCACTCAATCCAGGCAGCATTCAGCCTATAATTCCTGCCGGATCCGAGCATCAAGAACTTCAGAGGCCGCATAACAGGGATTCATTGTCCCTTAAAGACGCCAGGGAATCAGCAGCAGCACTCTCTGTTTCTTAA
- the LOC112173927 gene encoding 60S ribosomal protein L23, which translates to MSKRGRGGSAGNKFRMSLGLPVAATINCADNTGAKNLYIISVKGIKGRLNRLPSACVGDMVMATVKKGKPDLRKKVLPAVVVRQRKPWRRKDGVFMYFEDNAGVIVNPKGEMKGSAITGPIGKECADLWPRIASAANAIV; encoded by the coding sequence atgtCGAAGCGAGGGAGGGGAGGATCGGCCGGGAACAAGTTCCGTATGTCGCTGGGTCTGCCGGTGGCGGCGACGATCAACTGCGCCGACAACACCGGAGCCAAGAACCTCTACATCATATCCGTGAAGGGGATCAAGGGGCGCCTCAACCGTCTGCCGTCGGCCTGCGTCGGCGACATGGTGATGGCCACCGTGAAGAAGGGAAAGCCGGATCTGAGGAAGAAGGTGCTGCCGGCCGTGGTGGTCCGTCAGCGCAAGCCCTGGCGCCGAAAGGACGGAGTGTTCATGTACTTTGAGGACAACGCCGGCGTGATTGTGAACCCCAAGGGAGAGATGAAGGGGTCGGCTATTACTGGGCCGATCGGGAAGGAGTGCGCGGATCTCTGGCCCAGAATTGCAAGTGCTGCCAATGCTATCGTCTGA
- the LOC112173628 gene encoding uncharacterized protein LOC112173628 isoform X2 — MFALEKDTSSFFWVLVFAREKKRERIEQGKKGENAEKRRRGTRSSQVFVLIAQEFCYFLFSESKPDLFVESLLFCFWGFLFADFVFHISNQKENNDAIAENIKQVSFRSLFVHSELD; from the exons ATGTTTGCTCTGGAGAAGGAcacatcttctttcttttgggttttggtgttcgctcgagagaaaaagagagagcgaATAGAACAGGGGAAGAAGGGAGAGAACGCAGAGAAGCGGAGGAGGGGGACGAGAAGCTCTCaggtttttgttttgattgcgCAAGAGTTttgctattttcttttttcggAATCAAAACCCGATCTGTTTGTAG AATCTCTTCTTTTTTGCTTCTGGGGCTTCCTATTTGCTGATTTCG tgttTCATATTTCTAATCAAAAGGAGAATAATGATGCAATAGCTGAAAATATTAAACAG GTTTCATTTAGGTCATTGTTCGTGCACTCAGAGCTGGATTAG
- the LOC112173628 gene encoding uncharacterized protein LOC112173628 isoform X1: MFALEKDTSSFFWVLVFAREKKRERIEQGKKGENAEKRRRGTRSSQVFVLIAQEFCYFLFSESKPDLFVVFHISNQKENNDAIAENIKQRWELEVKLHSLVVSVLHLHINRTTKSRFHLGHCSCTQSWISWIFLCKYIDLLYFRLTIFGIDQTRV; this comes from the exons ATGTTTGCTCTGGAGAAGGAcacatcttctttcttttgggttttggtgttcgctcgagagaaaaagagagagcgaATAGAACAGGGGAAGAAGGGAGAGAACGCAGAGAAGCGGAGGAGGGGGACGAGAAGCTCTCaggtttttgttttgattgcgCAAGAGTTttgctattttcttttttcggAATCAAAACCCGATCTGTTTGTAG tgttTCATATTTCTAATCAAAAGGAGAATAATGATGCAATAGCTGAAAATATTAAACAG CGTTGGGAGCTAGAAGTGAAACTACATAGTTTAGTTGTCTCAGTTCTTCACTTGCATATAAACAGAACAACAAAGTCAAG GTTTCATTTAGGTCATTGTTCGTGCACTCAGAGCTGGATTAGTTGGATCTTTCTATGCAAATATATTGACCTTCTGTATTTCAGGTTAACTATTTTTGGAATCGATCAAACACGTGTGTAG
- the LOC112173628 gene encoding uncharacterized protein LOC112173628 isoform X3 yields the protein MFALEKDTSSFFWVLVFAREKKRERIEQGKKGENAEKRRRGTRSSQVFVLIAQEFCYFLFSESKPDLFVVFHISNQKENNDAIAENIKQVSFRSLFVHSELD from the exons ATGTTTGCTCTGGAGAAGGAcacatcttctttcttttgggttttggtgttcgctcgagagaaaaagagagagcgaATAGAACAGGGGAAGAAGGGAGAGAACGCAGAGAAGCGGAGGAGGGGGACGAGAAGCTCTCaggtttttgttttgattgcgCAAGAGTTttgctattttcttttttcggAATCAAAACCCGATCTGTTTGTAG tgttTCATATTTCTAATCAAAAGGAGAATAATGATGCAATAGCTGAAAATATTAAACAG GTTTCATTTAGGTCATTGTTCGTGCACTCAGAGCTGGATTAG